CGCCGAGGCCGCCGGCGTGCTTACCATCGGCCGCCGCGAGGATTCAACCACATTCGATCCGATCAAGACGGCGCAGAACATCGACAACTGGGTCTTCTCCAACGTCTATGACGTACTGATCCGCGTCGACAAGACCGGAACCAAGCTGGAGCCCGGCCTTGCCGAAAGCTGGACGGTCTCCGACGACGGCCTGACCTATGTTTTCAAGATCCGCGACGCAAAATTCTCCGACGGTTCGCCGCTGACGGCCGAAGACGCCGCCTATAGCCTGCTGCGCATCCGCAATGACGAGGGCTCGCTCTGGAGTGATTCCTACAAGGTGATCGATACGGCTGTCGCCACTGACCCGCATACGCTGACAATCAAGCTCAAGAACCCCTCCGCGCCCTTCCTGTCGACGCTGGCCCTGCCGAATGCCTCCGTCATCTCCAAGGCCGGCATGGAAACTATGGGCGCGGACGCCTATGGCGAAAAGCCGGTCGCGTCGGGTGCCTTTACCGTCGAGGAATGGCGTCGCGGCGACCGTATCATCCTGAAGAAGAACCCGAATTTCTGGCAGGCGGACCGGGTGAAACTCGATGGGGTCGAGTGGATCTCGGTGCCTGACGACAATACCCGCATGCTGAACGTGCAGGCTGGCCAGCTCGATGCGGCCATCTTCGTGCCCTTCTCGCGCGTCGAGGAGCTGAAGAAGGATGCAAACCTCAACGTGCTGATCGATCCTTCGACGCGTGAAGATCATCTCCTGATCAACCATGCGCATGGCGATCTCGGCAAGAAGGAAGTGCGCCAGGCCCTCGACCTGGCGATCGACAAGAAGGCAATCGTCGAGGCCGTCACCTTCGGCCAGGGCACGGTCGCCAATTCCTACATTCCGAAGGGTGCCCTCTACCACTACGCCGACAATCTGCAGCGCCCTTATGATCCGAAAGAGGCCAAGCAGATGCTGGCCGATGCCGGCGTTTCCAATCTAACATTGAACTACCTGATCCGCGCCGGTGACGAAGTGGATGAGCAGACGGCCGTGCTGGTGCAGCAGCAGCTCGCCAAGGCCGGCATCACTGCCAATTTGCAGAAGGTCGACCCCAGCCAGGAATGGGACATGACCGTTGCCGGCGACTACGACATCTCCGTCAACTACTGGACGAACGACATTCTCGACCCGGACCAGAAGACGACCTTCGTGCTCGGCCATGACTCCAACAACAACTACTCGACCAACTACAAGAACGAGGCGGTGAAAGAGCTGGTCGCCAAGGCCCGCCTGGAACTCGATCCGAAGAAGCGCGAGCAAATGTACATCGA
The window above is part of the Rhizobium sp. WYJ-E13 genome. Proteins encoded here:
- a CDS encoding ABC transporter substrate-binding protein, which produces MITRWKSIGLAALLAGLTLSASYAEAAGVLTIGRREDSTTFDPIKTAQNIDNWVFSNVYDVLIRVDKTGTKLEPGLAESWTVSDDGLTYVFKIRDAKFSDGSPLTAEDAAYSLLRIRNDEGSLWSDSYKVIDTAVATDPHTLTIKLKNPSAPFLSTLALPNASVISKAGMETMGADAYGEKPVASGAFTVEEWRRGDRIILKKNPNFWQADRVKLDGVEWISVPDDNTRMLNVQAGQLDAAIFVPFSRVEELKKDANLNVLIDPSTREDHLLINHAHGDLGKKEVRQALDLAIDKKAIVEAVTFGQGTVANSYIPKGALYHYADNLQRPYDPKEAKQMLADAGVSNLTLNYLIRAGDEVDEQTAVLVQQQLAKAGITANLQKVDPSQEWDMTVAGDYDISVNYWTNDILDPDQKTTFVLGHDSNNNYSTNYKNEAVKELVAKARLELDPKKREQMYIDLQKMAKDDVNWIDLYYSPYINVARKNIDNFYQNPLGRFFLEDTVKN